A region of Haliotis asinina isolate JCU_RB_2024 chromosome 7, JCU_Hal_asi_v2, whole genome shotgun sequence DNA encodes the following proteins:
- the LOC137291924 gene encoding acetylcholine receptor subunit alpha-like 2 — translation MPSIPTQFFLALLIPTNLFSCKTLEKQLSLSREIERRSVLAKADPVAGQRIDVNMWFNLLFIISLDERQQILTTSGWLDFWWNDDRYIWNSTEYGGIDEIMVIHEKIWKPDIVVRNAVNSLGVVGTSDDIIRVFSSGYIEWSPANVYQTICEVDVRTFPFDSQVCYMNISSWVYYADQLRLVPYGKGVILRHYKENSEWELLSLDFEEAFYNFSDNHQYGVTFRFVLKRHSVFYILKILIPTVLLSMLNAFVFVVPVESGEKVSISVTTMLSLTVFLSYIGDITPNNSDNIPVIAMFVVLHLSLGAMSIICNIITLNYHFKWKLNDGEEEDHGVAILQRQSTRRLKSDQENDEGIDRQDAICSDEINHNATTGMNDLDQEEKKAKKTLKLRIEYLEKIFFVAFILASLTITLFAVFRMLF, via the exons ATGCCCTCAATTCCCACACAGTTTTTCCTAGCCTTACTGATCCCGACAAATCTCTTCTCGTGTAAAACGTTAGAGAAACAACTAAGCCTTTCACGTGAGATTGAAAGGAGATCCGTGCTGGCCAAGGCCGACCCTGTGGCTGGACAGCGGATTGACGTCAATATGTGGTTCAATCTTCTATTCATAATTTCACTAGATGAAAGACAACAGATTCTTACAACAAGCGGATGGTTGGATTTTTGGTGGAATGACGATCGGTACATCTGGAATTCTACAGAATATGGAGGCATAGATGAGATAATGGTGATTCATGAGAAG ATATGGAAGCCCGACATTGTAGTTCGCAACGCCGTCAACAGTTTGGGTGTCGTTGGCACGAGTGATGATATTATAAGGGTCTTTTCATCGGGATATATTGAATGGTCACCTGCTAACGTCTACCAGACTATTTGTGAGGTGGACGTCCGGACCTTCCCTTTCGACTCACAGGTCTGCTACATGAACATATCTTCCTGGGTGTACTACGCGGATCAGCTCCGCCTCGTCCCTTACGGCAAGGGTGTGATTCTGCGGCACTACAAGGAGAACAGCGAATGGGAGCTGCTGAGTCTGGACTTCGAGGAAGCTTTCTATAACTTCAGCGACAACCATCAGTACGGTGTTACATTTAGGTTCGTTCTCAAACGCCACAGTGTCttctatattttgaaaatcctCATCCCGACGGTGTTGCTGTCGATGCTTAATGCTTTTGTGTTCGTGGTTCCCGTAGAATCAGGTGAGAAGGTATCAATCTCTGTGACAACCATGCTGTCTCTGACAGTATTCTTGAGCTATATCGGTGACATAACACCCAATAATTCTGATAATATTCCTGTCATCGCTATGTTCGTTGTTCTACACCTCTCCTTAGGCGCGATGTCTATTATCTGCAATATCATAACTTTAAACTATCATTTTAAATGGAAGCTGAATGATGGGGAGGAGGAGGACCATGGAGTTGCAATATTACAGAGGCAATCGACCCGCCGACTAAAGTCTGATCAGGAAAATGATGAAGGTATCGATCGCCAGGATGCTATATGTTCTGATGAGATCAACCACAATGCAACTACTGGCATGAACGATCTCGATCAAGAAGAAAAAAAGGCAAAGAAAACTCTGAAACTTAGAATAGAATATCTTGAGAAGATATTTTTTGTTGCGTTTATATTGGCATCACTAACAATCACATTATTTGCAGTGTTCAGAATGCTCTTCTGA
- the LOC137291310 gene encoding NACHT and WD repeat domain-containing protein 2-like, with amino-acid sequence MASELDSECVDILCGRLGDPECPLVPTRVIRLYLCSTGSDSQTERNALVETVYPKIREYCRNQYGVEFQVVDLEWGLRPDTDNVTPVSAEFRQGEITRCQKLSAGPSFLAFVGQRYGACPLHATIPASEYETIRIALQNHRSRETRSAPLLDDWYIRDDNHIPPVYVLKPASEVIDDITSDDENKRSAAESLKIENEATIRRLLQKGAEFCYSEGSIDSDTKTKYFMSEQEIEMTMGICDSGNPQQQCLLVLRDIIDLKNYIGDERTPFFTDIIYNDKTDKLELDAEAYLKLQQVKKRAKNLVSPNNAVCFDVLWRYDDVINSKLHRKYLDELCTHVHDRLVQLIDETVPRRRMDFPELCHEPLLHLERCKQLGARFYGRQDTLSQVKAYLVQQSSLPLIIYGESGSGKTKLLSRIAQEIPKIYGDGGILIIRYVGFTQESSDLRQILSSICSQVCAIVNRDQTSDPKDLAVYFQHLLNSVPNYLSVVILLDGLEQILPDHNAYLMSWIPSSLPVNVKMIITCQPNSNKVLETLRSDIVQDDSAFMQLDNLSGNECEGLMNEIMAAAGRTLTQEQFEVYQESFTKCSLPMYIHLLAEEGKTLHSFLGTDPISKTSGILDAINMFLSKLEERHGEVFVSRCMAFMAASETGLSDCEMEDLLSLDEDALNSIYVGYHPAIRRIPPQRWLELKRNLEQFLTYRNTEEATIYSWSHDLFLQVCQARYLCEESVKRKTHSVLADYYLGTWADTPKPVPKDDTKNDVILLSCGDKSDRRVPTQPLTFTSNGRGVKFNKRKYDKVPRHLDLSGRADEFKTLVLFNYEWLYNKIKALSLQHIMRDFSLSPASEASLVEGALRVAEPTLNRDINNLPAEITGRLLPYYTTHADIRELVKQCDTTGLDHCALIPNFPYLQVPGSSLQFTMECPVSSEYFGFTNDDRFLFTKEKDSSYIYMFDLLNGELKNRVFTSNGDFLVTPDGKCFVIVDHATEKAIKFHEADSGSFLGQIIILNHIEMKPTETYKKGPMCITNNRLCAIVTTDTSFLCIADVPSCKLLQIVALDGKSTICEISPDGKYVFCSSNEYLLSYDLDSLDLLCTLSVGYKPSSFTFSHDGCRAFLSNSIESKLYTLHISYGVVDMSYKGLLDEVLQDDTILDLKVSPDDEFVLIRGDRILVVHDRATESVCAKLERPSDIPEEFRLPKSHYVELNFTKAEFSSDSKYVIGAIFRNVYVWQIETQTVVTSLQAPIGIITSLLVTRNRNQVVTQLQGHKTIQVWNIEEAVNKVDMLDKVTGPIQQVLLTKDGSVAIVQCEDSDAIGMIDMKTGTMLDLLTHDSDVKDMAITPAGDYLLLTVVPKMSETSTRIWNMTERRVIKEFGNAPGYCVCLNEKNIIIYVGQKEITFRAPYYITVMQFAAGAFVEEEHAQALKFVLKKPFVTRSDRYLVVLTAKDYLENSGVYDTPTLCIFDLNKDMRLACYTLESLGLVDNEDDIIDLRPCPCMENWIAVIYSTNNAPKVCHYGIENGYENNQSQYGFLLFEVGNGWVIRKIEPFLDSAVDIQDVVFANDFTFCLDKESRIFDLMSGDYTSQILNPPSVPKALLLDGYVVVYFEGSMIYAIRICDSQVIAKCEVHATICSLTLCKDDRTLIVGCTDGTVVSYVLIDPAMENPQLVLARINSRQLPKSATPAVDGKASRSWDKIDQFSFRSYSRPPSVVSLGPKEKELLKRVQHVPRERPKSDIQMRSKSAACSVM; translated from the exons ATTCCCAGACCGAGCGCAATGCATTAGTGGAGACAGTCTACCCAAAAATTCGAGAGTATTGCAGGAACCAATATGGAGTGGAATTCCAG GTGGTTGACCTGGAATGGGGTTTGCGACCTGACACAGACAATGTGACTCCAGTGTCGGCGGAATTCcgtcaaggggagataacccgATGCCAGAAGCTTTCTGCTGGGCCGAGTTTCCTG GCATTTGTTGGACAAAGGTATGGCGCCTGTCCATTACACGCAACGATTCCGGCTTCTGAATACGAAACAATCCGAATCGCTCTTCAGAACCACCGGAGTCGTGAGACTCGGAGCGCCCCCTTGCTTGACGATTGGTACATCAGGGACGATAATCATATTCCACCCGTCTACGTGCTGAAACCCGCGTCTGAGGTCATAGACGATATCACAAGT GATGACGAGAACAAACGATCGGCCGCCGAGAGCTTGAAGATTGAGAACGAGGCCACGATACGACGTCTGTTGCAGAAGGGAGCAGAATTCTGTTATAGCGAAGGCTCAATAGACAGTGACACTAAAACGAAATACTTCATGTCAG AACAAGAAATTGAGATGACAATGGGCATCTGCGACAGCGGCAATCCCCAACAGCAGTGTCTCCTTGTCCTCAGGGACATCATCGACCTAAAAAATTACATTGGTGACGAGCGCACTCCATTTTTTACCGACATCATCTACAACGACAAAACTGACAAGCTGGAACTTGATGCAGAAGCTTACCTGAAACTACAGCAAGTAAAGAAGCGAGCAAAGAATCTAGTATCTCCAAACAACGCAGTTTGTTTTGATGTCTTGTGGCGGTATGACGATGTCATCAACTCCAAGCTTCATAGGAAGTATCTCGATGAGCTATGTACCCATGTTCATGATCGGCTAGTTCAGCTCATTGACGAGACTGTTCCTAGAAGAAGGATGGACTTTCCAGAACTATGTCATGAACCGCTGCTCCACCTCGAACGATGCAAGCAGCTCGGAGCTCGCTTCTATGGTAGACAGGATACTCTGTCTCAGGTCAAGGCATACCTTGTACAGCAATCCTCATTGCCTCTGATCATATATGGGGAATCTGGAAgtggtaaaactaaactactgTCCAGGATTGCGCAAGAG attCCCAAAATATATGGAGATGGTGGAATCTTGATCATTCGGTATGTAGGCTTCACCCAGGAGAGCTCAGATCTTCGGCAAATACTTTCCAGCATCTGTTCACAAGTGTGTGCCATCGTTAACAGAGACCAGACATCAGACCCAAAGGATCTTGCTGTCTACTTCCAGCACCTCCTTAACTCTGTCCCAAACTATTTGTCAGTTGTGATACTCCTGGATGGACTGGAACAAATTTTGCCCGACCATAATGCATACCTTATGTCATGGATTCCTTCATCGTTGCCCGTTAATGTCAAAATGATAATTACATGTCAGCCAAACTCCAACAAAGTCCTTGAAACATTGAGAAGTGACATTGTTCAAGACGACAGTGCATTCATGCAGCTTGATAACCTTAGTGGCAATGAGTGTGAGGGATTAATGAATGAAATCATGGCAGCAGCTGGAAGGACATTAACACAGGAACAATTCGAAGTCTACCAGGAGTCTTTTACAAAATGTTCACTGCCAATGTATATTCATCTACTGGCTGAAGAAGGGAAGACTCTTCATAGCTTCCTCGGGACAGATCCTATTTCCAAGACTTCAGGAATCTTGGATGCaattaacatgtttttaagCAAACTTGAAGAACGTCATGGTGAAGTTTTTGTTTCCAGGTGCATGGCTTTTATGGCTGCCTCTGAGACAGGTCTAAGTGACTGTGAAATGGAGGATCTCCTTTCCTTAGATGAGGATGCCCTGAACAGTATCTACGTTGGCTACCACCCCGCAATACGTCGGATACCTCCTCAGAGGTGGCTGGAACTGAAACGGAATCTGGAACAGTTTCtgacatacagaaatacagaaGAAGCAACTATTTACAGCTGGAGCCATGATCTGTTCCTCCAGGTTTGTCAAGCAAGATATTTATGTGAAGAATCTGTCAAAAGAAAAACACATTCAGTCCTTGCAGATTACTACCTTGGAACATGGGCTGATACTCCAAAACCAGTGCCAAAAGATGACACGAAAAATGACGTTATTCTTCTGTCGTGCGGTGACAAATCTGACAGAAGAGTTCCGACACAACCTTTGACATTCACAAGCAACGGAAGAGGTGTGAAATTTAACAAAAGAAAGTATGACAAGGTTCCTCGCCATCTTGATTTATCAGGAAGAGCTGATGAGTTCAAAACGCTGGTTCTCTTCAACTATGAATGGTTATACAACAAGATTAAAGCTCTGTCGTTGCAGCATATAATGAGAGACTTTTCTCTGAGTCCTGCGTCAGAAGCTTCGCTTGTTGAAGGAGCATTGCGGGTGGCTGAGCCAACACTTAATCGAGACATCAACAATCTACCTGCAGAAATCACTGGCCGCCTTCTGCCATATTACACAACACATGCAGATATTCGAGAGCTTGTCAAACAGTGCGATACAACTGGTCTCGATCATTGTGCCCTCATACCCAATTTTCCATACTTGCAAGTTCCTGGTAGCTCACTTCAATTTACAATGGAGTGCCCTGTGTCCAGTGAGTATTTCGGGTTTACAAATGATGACAGATTCCTGTTCACAAAGGAGAAGGATAGTTCATACATCTATATGTTTGATCTTTTGAATGGGGAACTGAAAAATAGAGTCTTTACTTCAAATGGAGACTTTTTGGTCACACCAGACGGAAAATGTTTCGTCATCGTCGATCATGCCACAGAAAAGGCAATCAAGTTTCATGAAGCAGATAGTGGATCATTCCTTGGACAGATAATTATTCTGAATCATATTGAGATGAAACCCACTGAAACATACAAGAAAGGGCCAATGTGCATCACGAATAACAGACTCTGTGCCATAGTGACAACCGATACAAGCTTTCTGTGTATAGCGGACGTACCATCCTGCAAACTATTGCAAATTGTAGCTTTGGATGGGAAATCTACTATATGCGAAATTTCTCCAGACGGAAAATATGTGTTCTGCAGTTCAAACGAATACCTGCTATCCTACGACCTGGACTCACTTGATCTTCTCTGTACTTTGTCAGTTGGCTATAAGCCCAGTTCATTCACATTTAGCCATGATGGATGCAGGGCTTTCTTATCAAATTCTATAGAATCAAAATTGTATACGCTGCATATCAGCTATGGTGTGGTGGATATGAGCTATAAAGGACTCCTAGATGAAGTTCTGCAAGATGATACTATTCTTGATCTCAAGGTATCCCCTGATGATGAGTTTGTCCTTATTCGTGGGGACAGGATTCTGGTCGTCCACGATCGAGCTACAGAGAGTGTGTGTGCAAAGCTGGAGAGACCCAGTGACATCCCAGAAGAGTTCAGGCTACCAAAGAGTCACTACGTTGAACTCAATTTCACGAAAGCTGAATTCTCTAGCGACAGCAAATATGTCATTGGCGCCATATTCCggaatgtgtatgtgtggcaaATTGAAACACAGACTGTTGTAACCAGCCTTCAAGCCCCTATCGGAATTATCACATCTCTTCTGGTTACCAGAAACAGGAACCAGGTAGTCACACAGCTCCAAGGACACAAGACAATACAGGTGTGGAACATAGAGGAAGCTGTTAACAAGGTAGATATGCTTGACAAAGTCACTGGTCCCATTCAACAGGTCCTGTTGACGAAGGATGGTTCTGTAGCAATAGTTCAGTGTGAGGATAGTGATGCCATAGGTATGATAGACATGAAGACTGGGACAATGCTTGATCTCCTTACCCATGACTCAGATGTCAAGGATATGGCAATCACACCGGCTGGGGATTATCTCTTGCTTACTGTTGTCCCCAAAATGAGTGAAACCTCAACGCGGATTTGGAACATGACTGAGAGAAGAGTTATAAAGGAATTTGGTAATGCTCCTGGATACTGCGTTTGTCTCAATGAGAAAAACATCATCATCTACGTTGGACAGAAAGAAATTACTTTCCGAGCGCCATACTACATTACAGTAATGCAGTTTGCAGCGGGAGCATTTGTGGAAGAAGAGCATGCACAAGCTTTGAAATTTGTTCTCAAAAAGCCCTTTGTAACAAGAAGCGATCGCTACCTGGTTGTCCTAACTGCAAAGGACTATCTTGAAAACTCGGGTGTATACGATACACCAACCTTATGCATCTTTGACTTGAACAAGGACATGAGATTGGCATGCTACACGCTTGAGAGTCTAGGACTGGTGGACAATGAGGACGACATCATTGACCTCAGGCCATGCCCTTGCATGGAGAACTGGATTGCAGTCATCTACTCCACCAACAATGCACCTAAAGTCTGTCATTATGGTATTGAGAATGGGTATGAGAACAACCAATCCCAGTATGGGTTCCTCCTCTTTGAAGTGGGAAATGGATGGGTTATCAGAAAGATCGAGCCCTTTCTAGACTCAGCAGTTGATATCCAAGATGTTGTGTTTGCAAACGATTTCACTTTCTGCTTGGACAAAGAATCACGCATATTTGACCTGATGAGTGGCGATTACACTAGCCAGATTCTAAACCCCCCTTCCGTGCCTAAAGCCCTATTATTAGATGGCTATGTAGTAGTATATTTTGAAGGGTCGATGATATACGCAATACGTATTTGTGACAGTCAAGTCATTGCCAAGTGTGAAGTCCATGCTACAATTTGCTCCTTGACACTATGCAAGGACGACAGAACATTGATCGTTGGCTGTACAGATGGAACAGTTGTCTCATACGTCCTCATAGATCCAGCCATGGAAAACCCTCAGCTTGTTCTAGCTAGAATAAACAGCAGGCAGCTGCCCAAATCTGCAACACCAGCTGTGGATGGAAAAGCGTCAAGATCCTGGGATAAAATCGACCAGTTCAGCTTCCGCAGCTACTCACGTCCACCTTCTGTGGTGAGTTTAGGCCCGAAGGAAAAGGAACTCCTGAAGCGAGTCCAACATGTGCCAAGGGAACGACCCAAATCGGACATTCAGATGCGTTCAAAATCTGCTGCTTGTTCTGTGATGTGA